The Fusarium poae strain DAOMC 252244 chromosome 2, whole genome shotgun sequence nucleotide sequence TGGCCTGTTGCTCCTTCTTTCGCGCCTCCTTTTCTTGTCGGCGCTGCTCCCATCGCTTCTCGAGTTCCTTGATCtcgtccttgttcttgtggATGTACTCGTGCCACATGACCTTGCCGGATGCAAGACCCTCCTCAACCTTGGTCAGGCGGAGGCGCATTCGTGGACCAAGCTCGACAAGCTTGACAGCGCGACGCTCGACGTTCTCCTCTTCCGCTTCGGGCTCGGTTTCGGTCTGGGCTGCTGCCTGTCTAGCCTTGGCAGACAGGACCTTTCGGGTTGTGGAGTCCAAGATCTCAACCTCGGCGTCTGTATCCATCTCACTACCGCTAGTCGCATCTGTCATATACCCATCGCCGTTCGCACCTCCAATCAGGAAATCTGCGACATCCTCAAGCTTGCCCAAATTGGGCATCTTGCCCTTTCGGCTGGTTTTTGTGGTAACAAATTGCTCGGCAGCGTTCAATCTCCTTAAAGGCTTGGAAACGGTGGTTGACTTTGTTGTGATAGCATAATGTCGAAAGTTGACGATGAAAGTGCCATCGTCTTCCTCTGACTGCTCGCGGTTCAACAATAAGACTCGTCGAATCGACTTGAGGGGTGTAGCTTGAGGGTTGATGGGAGGGAATAGGGACTGGAAGACTGTTGTAGCAAGGGACTCGAGGTGTCTAGGAACTTTTGACTTGTTGTCTGAGTCTGGGCGGGTAAAGTTGTTCATGACCAACTACGAGCAGTTAGCAGGATAAACTAGGAGCGATTGAAGAGTCTTCTTACCAGAGGGGGAGTGACAAACTCCTTGCCGCCACCCTTGGGGTGCTTCTGAGCTCGCTGAACATCCTTACATAGTGAGTACTTTTCCACGCGAAAGTTCAAGGTAGGTCCTCGAGGTGTCAAGGCCATTCGCAGGTTGGTATTTCCGGTCTCTGATCTCGAAAACAGCATCAGATGAGTGACGCCCAAAGGACCGCACATGGAAGCGTAATCTTTTAGTCTGTTTCCACGTCTCTCCTTCAATCGACTGGCAGTACCAGGCTCCATGACCTTTCGCACGTCGGCCGCAAGCTGGCTAACGCTGGTTCCGACTTCGCCAGCACCGATTCGAATAACCATGCTCTTGGGGTCCTTTGCAGAAGCATGTCCGGCAGAGTCCACATCGGGATTGCTAGCACCCAGATGGGTTCTCTTCTTTGTTCGTTTGCGTGCCATTGTTGTGgttttttgttgttgaatGTATCGTTGAAACTTGCTTGAAGCTGGCTGTCGCAAATCCCAATGGATAgcagaaagaaaaaaagttcGGCGGGACCACGATAAGACTAGCGCACGTGCGATAAGAAGGTCTCCACTAAAATATTTTGAAGTCTTGAAGCAAGATCATCTTTCCATGAGTTAACTTTCGTCTTTACACACAAATTGCCCACCATGAACAGcgcaaagagaagaaaggttGCGCAAGATGTGCCCAGGAAGTCCAAGCCTGCGGCCGAGGAAAAGCCTGCCCGGCCTGATCCCGAGTCTTCCAACGACGAGGAATCTGAAGAAGAGTCTGCGACTCTAGAGGAGCCTTCGGCTGAGGAGACGGTTGTTGATACTCCCAAGACCTTTAAAGATCTGGTATGACTCATTGACTTTTGTTCAAGTCGAGATATCTAACAATTATCAGGGAGTCAACGATGCTCTGTGCGAAGCCTGCGAGAAGCTCAACTACAAGTACCCCACGCCCATTCAAGAAAAGTCTATTCCCGTTGCCCTCGAGGGCCGCGATATCATTGGTCTCGCCGAAACAGGTAGCGGAAAGACAGCTGCCTTTGCTCTTCCTGTTCTCCAAGCTCTTCTCGACAAGCCCCAGCCTCTGTTCGGCCTCGTCCTCGCCCCAACTCGTGAATTGGCAACTCAGATTGGACAAGCCTTCGAGGCTCTCGGTTCGCTTATCTCGCTACGATGCGCTGTAATTGTCGGAGGTCTGGATATGGTTCCTCAGGCCATTGCACTTGGAAAGAAGCCTCACATTATTGTTGCGACACCTGGTCGTCTCGTGGACCATCTTGAGAAGACCAAGGGATTTTCGCTGCGAACACTCAAATACTTGATCATGGACGAGGCTGATCGTCTGCTGGACATGGACTTCGGACCCAGCATTGACAAGATCCTCAAGTTCGTTCCCCGAGAGCGACGCACATACCTCTTCTCTGCAACAATTAGCTCCAAGATTGAAAGCTTGCAGCGTGCCAGTTTGAGGGATCCTGTCAAGGTGAGCATCAGCTCCAACAAGTACCAGACTGTCTCGACTCTGTTGCAGCATTACCTCTTCATCCCTCATCCTCAGAAGGATGTTCATCTTATCTACTTGATCAACGAGCATGCCGGACAGTCTACAATCGTTTTCACACGAACAGTGTGGGAGACCCAGCGTATTTCTATCCTACTGCGAACACTTGGCTTCGGCGCAATCCCACTCCACGGTCAACTGTCTCAGTCATCCCGTCTAGGAGCCCTCAACAAGTTCCGTTCCGGTACACGAGACATCCTGGTCGCCACCGATGTCGCTGCCCGTGGTCTGGATATTCCTTCAGTCGATGTTGTTCTCAACTACGATTTGCCCCAGGACTCTAAGACATACGTCCACAGAGTCGGACGAACTGCTCGTGCTGGTAAGTCTGGTGTTGCTATTAGCTTGGTGACCCAGTACGATCTCGAAATCTACCTTCGAATTGAGGCTGCTCTTGGCAAGAAGCTCGAGGAGTACCCAacagagaaggaggaggtcATGGCTTTCCAGTCTCGAGTTGAGGAGGCTCAGCGACATGCCCGAGTCGAGATGAAGTCGTTCAGTGAGGAGAAGGGTAAGAAGGGCAGCACACTGAAAGGCGGCCGCGGCAAGAAGGGTGGCAAGAGAGGCAGAGACGACATGGACAAAGAGGAGGGCTAAGTCTCTAGCTCGCTGTTCTGGAGTTGCGGCGGTTTGGCGTTGTTCAGGTTGGGGTAAAATTGTCAATTTTCAAGGATTCTTTATAGGTTGTTTCAGTGATTGAAGTGTACAAATGGCGATGTTTGCTAGTTGCGATCACCATCAGTACATattggctagacgagaagtGCGTCGATGAACCATCCTCCAATTACTTAGCTAGTGACTTGTCTAAGTAGTCGGCTGGTTTCTCACTGTTTCAATGGCTAAGACGTTATTTCGTATTTCCTTGTTTCAAACGACTTTCATTATCAACATATCCATCGCTTCAATTACTATAAGCCCTAGTGAAGGAAGCATGTCTGAAACACCGACGTACGTTCAGCTCCCCAACAAGCGGCCGCCTTGTACAGGGATGTCGAAGATCACCACAAGTTTCAACAATCAGACTTAACCGCGAATGGCTTCGCGGCATGTCAGCTGGTTTCGCCGATTCTTTTTGGCGGCAATTTGTAAGTGCGATCCCTGTTACTTTAGCAGCGGCCGCTTGTTAGGAAACGCATGGGGATGAGATGAAAGGACCCGAGTCTTGGGTAACTAACTGTCTGAGGATGGCTGTTTGTTGTATATAAGTGAAGGGAGTGAAGTAAAGAAACAATCTTTTGATCTCTATTCATTCGttcattcattctttcttttctatgTGCATTGATTGCACTGTCCATTCACTAGATATAACTGACATTCATTTTACTTCACTTTATTCACCATGTATACTTCAACTCTGCTCCTCACTCTCGCTGCGTCTGCGAGTGCTCACATTGCCTCCTGGAACAAGGGAATGTACTGTAGAGTAAGTAAAGTCCACTCTCTCCGTGATCAACACTGACTGTTCAGGGCGGCAACGATTCTTCAGTCGACAACGCAAACACCAATCTCGCTGTCAACCCTCTCTACGATCTCCCCAAGTCCAAATGGTGGATGCAAGCCGACCGTGGCTGCGATGTCGTTCCTCCTCCCAAGGGCGAGTTTCTCGAGCTCCCAGCCGGAAAGTCATTCATGACTGAGCTTGCCAACAACCGCGCCTTCACCACGCTTTCGTACAATGGAGACTTGACCACGGATTGGCAGGACGGCAAGAACAGATCCATGCCTTGGAGAGGTCCTGAGGGTGGTTGTCTCATGGATGGCGGTGATGGTTCTGGTGGAGAGTTGCACACCAAGAACATAGAGTCAACTGGTGGAACCGCCTGGGCCATTTCGTATGAAAGTGATATCAGCAAGGTCACCATGGATAACCTTGTTGTGTTTTCCGTAAGATACTAGTAAGGTCTTTATGCTTAAGTGGTGATATTCGGTTGACTTACTCGTCACAGTTCTCCTTTCTTTTGCGAGACTTGGTACGATGTTCCAGCCGATATGCCAAAGTGTCCGGAAGAGGGTTGCTACTGTGCCTGGCTCTGGATTCCCGACGGCTGTGAGTCTTGTGACAGTTTCCCTGACCTCCAAATCATTGCTAACTGTACTTCTAGGCGGCCAGTCAAACATGTACATGCAAAACCACCGCTGCAAGGTCACTGGTAGCACATCCACCAAAAAGCTGGGTAAGCCCAAACCCGCCGTCTACTGCCGCGAGAACCCTTCCAAGTGTGTCCCTGGACCTAAGCAGATGATGGTTTGGAATCGTAAGTCAACCATTCCTGAACAGTAGTCTTCTCAATAATGTTCTGACTCGTTGTAGAAGCTGAAGGCAACAACGTGAGCCCTCCCAATGGCAAGACGCCTACTTACAACCAACGAATGGGTTTCATGGATGGTGCTCAGGATGACATTTTTGTTGATGAGTCGGCTTGATTTGACGGAGACTCGTGTTTGAGTAGTTGACTATACCTTTCTGGAAAGGCAGGATTTCTCTTCTTAGCTGAGATGTTGTATTGACTTCTTTTTTATTGTTGCAAAAGTTCAACGATCAAGGTAACATGGTGTACTCTGTCGTGTCCTACGGCGATATGACAATAGTCATTCAAATCCTAATCCTTTACCCATAAACAATCCGGCAAAGCTATTCCCATAACGCCAATTCGCTATTAACTAAACAATATCATTCACCAGACCACAGCCTGTATAGAATCATTCGCTGCCCAGCTACCCGATCTTCTGGGCtgctcctcatcttcctcatcatcgtcatccacCAACTCTGTGTCCTCGGGGCCTAATGTTTCTTCACCGTCGGCTACCTCTTCGGCCTCTTCTTCGCCGTCGCTCTCCTCAGCTTCGTCGTCTCCTTCGCTTTCGCTATCGGCATCTTCTCCGCTGGACTCCGCTGACTGGTGCTCAAGGTTAGAGAACCTAAGTCCTGGGGGCACTTCATCATCGTAGTCGTCGGGTACGTCACTGAGGTCGCTCTCGTCATCGGCCGAGTCGTCAATACTACTGTCGGCCTTTTCTTCAGCGCCATGTTCTTCAGCATTCTCATCTTCAGCAGCCTCGTCATGCTCCTCATCTTGTTCATCTTCGTGCTCTTCATCATGCTCCTCTTCTCCATGATCTTCCTCATTCTCATCGCCAGCATCTTTCATATCCACATCAACGTCATGGCCAGCTTCACGCTGGAGCTGCGTATCGGCTCCCTCCTCCTCACTACCAGCATCGCTTGCACGTTGATTGGGCGTACGGCTGCCACGCTTGCCACTTGAAACGCTGCCCACACGACTCTTGCTTGACTTGGGTGCCTCCAGAGCTCTCACAACCGCTTGCTCAGCCTTTCGCAGTACGTCTGGCCGTCTAACGCCAGTTTTCCTGGGGCGTGGCGCAGCCTCTTGTTTCTCTGTCTCCATGGGAGTCGCTGTGCCTGTGATGCTCTCCTGTCCGTTGGGGGCATTGAGAATACTGGCGAGAGAGCTCGTGACTTTAGTCTCTGCCTGTGCCGCCTCGAGTTGAGCTGCAACCTCCTTGGCATGATGTCGCTCCTCCACAACTTTGCTGGGGTCTGGTCCAGGCAGAGTCTTAGCTATCTCGGAATAGATTCTAGAGTAGCAATCGTTAAGAAGGTCGTCGATAGGTGCCACTTTCATAAGATTAGCATTAAGCTTTTTCAGCTCGATTGTTTCTTTCATGCAGTTGAAAAGCGGAACATCAGCACCATCGCTTGCAGCCCAATCGGCAATCCTCTCGCCCACAACCTCGAACTCTTCGCTCGACAGTGCCTTGAACGCGTCATCAACGACAGGCGACACACTATAGCCCTGGCGCAGGAGCTTGAGGTAGGCCATGCAGCAAGATTGCCAGAGATCCGTGAAATGGTAAAAGTCGGCACCCTTCTTCCGGAGGCGTCTCAACAGCTGCTCCAAGTTACCCCGGTCGTTCATAATAACCAGCAACTTGGTCATAAAACGCACGTATTGTTCTGTGTATACATGATGACGACCGGGTCTCTCCGCATCACACTTCCATACGTTCATGACCATAGTCTTGGTAAACATGCTATCCCTGAGGATACCGAATGCAGCCTTCGCTTCCACGAGTCTATCGCCGCTTGGCGTTTCGGTGGCCTCTTCAAACAGGATCCTAGCGTGTCTGATGATGATACGATGTTGCCAATTAGCCTTATCCTTCTCCTTGAGCTTAGTAAGATTAcgaataatatattcttccCAGTCTTCAGGATCTGAGAAGGAAGCAAAAAGATCATCAGGGTTGACTTCTAGGCCGAATGGCTGCGCGGATAAGATATCAGCAGCCTCCTTTGCCGGCACATCACCTCGCATCACCAACTTGTGGAGAATAGAGACGATCTTGTAGTGCGGTTCAAAAATGGGATCGGTGTTCCTCCCTCTTCGGGCATTGTGTGCTACCTGCACGGCTTTCTTAAGAGTGTCGATTAGCGTGCCTAAGCTGATCTTGGAGTACACATCCTTGACGTCGAGCTGATCATCGGGAGTCTGGTACATCTTCCAGTAACACTTGGAAAGCATATAAGGGTTCCTACTATTGTCAGATGCTGCATTGAACGTTGGGTAAAGCTCACTTACTTCCAGTTGTCTGGCTTGCGGTCCATGGCCATCCTGAAAAGTTTCGCCGCAAATTTCCAGACCTTGTACTCATTCATCTGGGAGTGCAGAATCCTCTTGAAAGTCCCTATGCCCATATCCTCGATGAAGTATCTCTCCTGATCAGAATGTTGAAATGGCTCCATGGCGAAAGGCTCTCGGCTTGATGCATACATCCTCATGGCAAACTTATGGTAAAGATCATGCAGAGGATCTCCATCGTGGGTTTCAATGTCCACATTACGAGAATGTGAAAGTGCGAGTGTGTAGCAATGGATTGCATTTCGCTGGAATTTAATTAGTTCGGGGCGCTCCTTGTTCATCTTGTCAGCAGTCCAGAGGACCGCCTCGTCCAGCTCGTAGTCAAAACACTCCGCCAGGCGGAACCAAGCATCCCATCTGTCTGCAGTGaattgaagttgaagccgCAGGAAGGTCGCGCCGATGCGCAGATCGTCGGTTGCACCAGGGGTCTGACGACGATTCAACTCAACACCCTTGAACTTTGTCAATGCCATCATACCCAACAAGAAGAACCAACCATGTGTCGCAAGAACAGTCTCGGGGGTATTGACAGACACGGCGTCTACCGAAACATCCCCAATAAGGGCGCGGTACAAACGCAGGGGGTGGATTGGCTTTTTCAGATACTCGGTAAAGTTACGCAGGTTGTGATACATCTGCGGTGTTGACTTCGTCTGGCCAATTGTCTGCTGCATGTGATCAATCGTTGTCTTGAGGTCTGATTTGAGGAGGTCCTTCATGGGTATGCGGTTGGCAAGAATGCAAACTCTCTCCACGAGCTGCATAGTCTGCCGTTTCTCAAGTTTCTCAGGGGGACAAGCATGGTCCTGAACCTCCCAGACACCTGCACCAAGCTTGAGACCGTGCAAATCGTACAGAACCTGGCCAAGATAATCTTCCCAATTCTCAATATTCTTGAGTTTGAGAAGTTCAACGCGCATGACCTTGAGGAAGATCTTGTTTGAAGCCTTGCAGAATTTGCGAATGCCAATTACTTGATGGATGGCAGCGAGATAATCAGCAAGGTCGGTCTCAGGTCCGATGATACAGTTATCCTTATTAATGCCAGCCTTGAACATTGTATATTGGAGACACCATGCGCGTATCTGCATCTCCTTCAGCTTGTTCTTCAGTGATTGGAAAGCAGCTTTAGAGGCGGCATTTCCAGTCTTTTCCGGCTTGATACCGATTCGAACCTCATCCTCGCACAAACTTGCAACATGTAGTAAACAGTTGACTTTGGCAAGAGCAGCTGAGGTGGATCTGATGTGGGCATCATCAATAATTTCGAATGCTGTATTGTCGTTCAGCGCAGAACCGAGAGCTGTGATCAAAAGCTCGTCCAGTGACTTCAAAGTACGCATGAAAAGCAACCGTCGAGATTCAGGTGGGGTGTTGGTATAGGTATCGCCCTCCAGGTCTGATACGATCAGCTCAATACTCTTGAGGCAGCAAGAGAATTTCTTGGTTGAGTATTTGATAGCATCGTAGGCGTCCCCCAGACGTGACCACAGAAACAACCTAAGCtctgtgctgctgttgtGGAGGAACTTCCAGAGATCCTTCAGGCTTTGGCTTGCGCAATCAGACATGGACTTCTTTTGCTTCTCGTTGGAGCTTGCGTCGTCGCTTTCAACGCTTCCGTCAGTATCACCACTACTATCATCACTGCTATTGTCACTGCTGTCGCTGTCTTCACCTGACTCGGAAGCTATTTCTTGGTTGGGAGCGCACACTGTAGATGGGTTGAGAACAGGCTCCAGTGTGTCAATGACAAAGACTGGATCGTCCATGTTATCTTGGAATAGTCCAAGAAAAAAGTCCATTGTCGTTAATTTTGAAATCTCAcgatcagcagcagcaggagaAATTGTCGGCATAACCACATTGTTGGGAAGTGAGACGGCAGGGACGTTCTCATCTGCAAGGTGGTCACGTAAAGATGTCCACATAAGGAGGATGTGTTCGCGTAGGGGCTGTTCCGCGTGTGAAGACACAAGAACTGAAGCCCATAAGAAACGTGCTATGAGAGGATCGTTTGCTGGCCGGTCTACCAGTCGAAGGTAAGCTGAGGCAACGTCAAGCCACCGTCCCAGCCGATATTTGGTGTCCATTCGAGTCGCATAATCCACAACGCTACTAGGGTTGGTGATAAGTTCATAGATGTCGACATGAAGTTCGAAAAGCATAGGTACGATAGTCTCCAAATCTGCTAACCTCTCAGCGGAGCCAGCAGCGAAGTCCATCTCCTCAGCGATCTTCCGGTACAGCGCAGAGTCGACTTTGTTGAGCATCTGAACCACGGATAGCTTCATTTTATCCGACCACTTCGCTGTCGCATAGCTTTGACTAACAGCTCTGACCCATTCATAAGCAACATCTTCGGTTGTCATCCACGACCTGCAGCCTGCCATCTTTTTGGCAAAGGATCTCAGACCTTGTTTTTCGTTGAAAGAGGGCATCGAAGGCTGATCTTGCGAGCCCGTTTTAGCGTGCTCTAGGAAAGAAGATGGTCCGAGACTGGCTTGTTCATTCTTGTGTAGGAAGACCTTAGCAACCTCGTCACGGAAATTAACAATGACACTACTCAGGTCGCATGCAGCAAGATTTGTAATTTTTCCAGGCCGGTCCTCAGTGGCGCATGAGTCAATGAGCTCAGTGATGAAATCAAAGGTTGATTTATCCTCTACACCCAGGTGTTCCAAGACGCTCTTTGTCATTTGGAAGAGGTTTTGATCAGCTCCTTGATAGGGCTGTAGTTGATTAGCAATTAAAGTGTTGGGGTCTGTCGTTTCCTCAGCTTGGAGAGTCTCTCTTCGTCGAACTCGCTTGCTGCGTTTCTCCGTCGcattttcttcttctgcacCATCTGGCAGTCCTGCTGCAGATTGCGATCGTTTTCTAGCTGATGCTCCATTCGACTCTTTCTGGGATTGGTCCGCAGCTTTCTGGCTATCTTCGGTCGCTTCGGACCCTGCCTTTTGCTCTTTCGGGGTGGTATCATTCTCTGGTGATTTCTCTGTTTCAGTAGGCTTTGGAACTACGACCTCGATTTCCGACGCAACGCTGTCGATTTCGTTTGGAGGTGTATCTATTGGAACATCTTCCAGGCTACTTTCAATAATTCCGTCGCATGCATCAAAAGCTTCAGCTGTAGTCTCGAGGCAGTTGATGAGCTTCGCTCCAAGTTCAGCCCAAGATGACACAGATTTTGGCTCCGCAATGCTAGAGTCATCTGCGTCGCCCATTTCCGTATCTTCTTGTGTCTGGTCCTCTGTAGCAGAAACCTTCGGTGGTATCAATGATTTGGTCGGGTCGGGAAGAAAGGGAATGGGATCCAAGTGTCGCTTGAGGAGCGCAGGCATCTTTTTCTTGAGCCATGGCGCCATGATTGGATGCGACAAAGCCATATCGTCGCTGAGGAGCTTCAATTGATCTTTCAACTGTTCACCTGCCATTCCCTCTGCCAACGATGGAGGGTCGAGTTCCATTACAGCAGGATCGTCGTCCAACTCAATCGCAGCCTCAAGGCAATACCGCTTAATGCGGTTGCTGTTGATTGCGCCAGCGAAACGAGCAGTCTTTCTCCAGAGCTCTGGATCTGATGGATCTTGATCCAGTGCAGTCATCCAACTATCCAACACCTTGTGTCCATCATAGTGGTATTCCAGTCGGGCTTTTTCCTTCCATGTTGTGTCTGAAGTCGATGCGTCCTTAAATTTATCGACAAAGAATTGGCCATAGTTTTTGTATGATAAGTAGAGTGCCTGGGCCAGACTTGCTGCTACACCATCTGCTCCTCCAGCGTCCACATCTAATCCCCCATCTGTGAGAGAGGGGTCCAAGTTGGATACGTCTGGTTGACCGTCTGCTTGTCGCTCTGCTCGTTCGTAGTCGGTTTTCGCTTCCCGGTACTTGAAGATTTCGGATTTGAAGAGTTCGTTGTATGCGGATTCGGCGGCTTCGCGTGATCGAGGGCCTTGGGCATGGAGCTTCAATGCATGTTGAAAGCGCTTGAGAGCTTCGTCGACCTGGAGAATGTTATTACTCGTCCGTTTTTTGAGATACCGTACAGTAAACTCACATGAATCTCCTTGGTGGTGTCGATTTGCTCATCGATATTATCCTCCGGCTCGAGGTTTATTGCTTGGAATGCCGGCTATCACACATTAGTACAGATTCATTGTAGGATGTCGACAATTTACCATATTGGCGGTCGCAATGCTCTCGAAGCGACGGCCGACATTCGTATTTGTAGTAAAGAGAACTGTCTAACTCTGTCTGAATGATTTGACGTTAGGAGTGAGTTTGGAGACACTTCACTTTCTTGGCATCAATCTAATTAATGAAAGCGCGTTCTCAGACGCGGATCAATTCAGCCCCATTTAGCCACATGTTTGATGGAGCTGTTCCTGAGCAGGGATGTGGCGGTGTTTAGCTGCCCAGACCCGCATAACCCAGGGCAGTTTAGAGTACGTACATCCTGAACTGTACCTAGAGCTCCCTATCAAGGCCAGATCTTAGGGAGGGACCAGCTTCCTTTGTCTTTGGCATCTTACTCGAAACAAGGGACCCCTCAACTGGTCTCGACTGTTTCTCTCCCTACACATCACGCGAGGCCAATTCTGACGGCTCTCATCTGATATTCAACCCCGATCCTCAATAGCGATCACAAGGAGCTCGCCATTATGGTCGCGCCAGCAGTTCCCGAGTAAGGCGCAACACTACCGAGATGCTTGGCATCCACATAGCTAATCTGGGACCAGAATTACCGAGGAGATTCTCCACGAGTCGATTGACGCCCGAACCGAATCTCTCGCTGGCCTTCGAGAACTTGGCCCTCCCGATCTTGTTCATCTTCTCAAGCACGGCGTCCGAAACCCAGCCAAGCAGGTACACGACCTCGATCGGCGCAAGGGAGATAAATAGCTGACTTGTCCAGACTGGCGTCTACCACCATGTCACTGGTGTCGACGCATCTTCATCAGCTAGTCTAGCAGCGTATATCAATACTTTGACCTACAAAGAGTCGGGGCCAAATGCGACAAACAAGATTGTTGAAGGTGTCTTCTGGTACGTCATAACTCTTCTGCTTTGGTATAGAATTGCGGAGGCTGACCTTTGACACAGCTGTTACAATGCCTTTTCACGACTTGATATGCGTGTGCATGTATCGATTCCCGGAACCGTAGAAAGTTACTGCGTCGACGAGCGAGGCGAGAAGCGAAAGGCTTCGGAGGATCTCTGGCTGGAGACGTACCTCTGCAGCGTTCTTCGAGCGTACTCTTACGCAGACGATGGCAGTGGCGACACAATTCGAAAGATTATGGGCGTTCGAAGATTCAACCCTGTTACAAACACTGAAACCGAGCATCGTTTCCTTCATGCCGCAGAACAACTCTTTTTCAGGGGGTGGCAACTTGGTTCTGATTCGGTTGTTCAGGTGCCTACTAACGTATCTAACCACCTGACAACTGGCCTTCTAAAGTATCTTGAAACCACCGGTCGATATGCCTCTGGAATCAATCTCTTTGAGAAGCTCCGAACGCAGAGTGTTGAGGTTTCATCTCTGCTGGCGAAGGTGATGTTCATGGGCCATGAGGAGGTTGCTGGCGTCAGAACGCTACACCAGTCTTTGCAGGAAACCCCTATGGATTATGTCATGCTTGATACTCAAGCTGAGTTTCTCTTGAGCAAGGCCAAGAGTGCAGCTGCTCCTGAACTCAAGGAGGAGAGGCTCAAGTTATCACTGGGTTGTGCGGATCGAGCGACAGTTGCCGCCCCGACTGAGTTCAGCACATGGGCCAGACTAGCTCAGGTCTATGTGGCTATGGAGGATTGGGACAATGCGCTTACCATTCTCAACTCATGCCCCATGTTCACCTATCAAGACAAGGATACCCCATTGATGCCAGAGCCAAAGGAAGTCATCCTGCCAACTCTCCCTGAAACTCGCCTTGACGAGATTGACAGTGAGCCTGAGTCGCGATACTCGGAACAGGTCGACCCCAGTTTGCTCAACCTGCGGGCCGCATCCTACAGAGGCACATTCAAGAAGGCGTATGAGATCCTGACCGAGATGACTGCAAAGATTGGCTGGGACCAACTCCTGAAGATCCGCAGTAATGTGTTCGTTATGGAGGACGAGTATCGTACAGAGAAACAGGAATCTTCTCACCCGGGTGCCTCGAAACGGACTCCAAGTACTGATGGTCTGCGC carries:
- a CDS encoding hypothetical protein (SECRETED:SignalP(1-16)~CAZy:AA14.phmm) encodes the protein MYTSTLLLTLAASASAHIASWNKGMYCRGGNDSSVDNANTNLAVNPLYDLPKSKWWMQADRGCDVVPPPKGEFLELPAGKSFMTELANNRAFTTLSYNGDLTTDWQDGKNRSMPWRGPEGGCLMDGGDGSGGELHTKNIESTGGTAWAISYESDISKVTMDNLVVFSVRYYSPFFCETWYDVPADMPKCPEEGCYCAWLWIPDGCGQSNMYMQNHRCKVTGSTSTKKLGKPKPAVYCRENPSKCVPGPKQMMVWNQAEGNNVSPPNGKTPTYNQRMGFMDGAQDDIFVDESA
- the RRP3 gene encoding ribosomal RNA processing protein (BUSCO:26030at5125), whose protein sequence is MNSAKRRKVAQDVPRKSKPAAEEKPARPDPESSNDEESEEESATLEEPSAEETVVDTPKTFKDLGVNDALCEACEKLNYKYPTPIQEKSIPVALEGRDIIGLAETGSGKTAAFALPVLQALLDKPQPLFGLVLAPTRELATQIGQAFEALGSLISLRCAVIVGGLDMVPQAIALGKKPHIIVATPGRLVDHLEKTKGFSLRTLKYLIMDEADRLLDMDFGPSIDKILKFVPRERRTYLFSATISSKIESLQRASLRDPVKVSISSNKYQTVSTLLQHYLFIPHPQKDVHLIYLINEHAGQSTIVFTRTVWETQRISILLRTLGFGAIPLHGQLSQSSRLGALNKFRSGTRDILVATDVAARGLDIPSVDVVLNYDLPQDSKTYVHRVGRTARAGKSGVAISLVTQYDLEIYLRIEAALGKKLEEYPTEKEEVMAFQSRVEEAQRHARVEMKSFSEEKGKKGSTLKGGRGKKGGKRGRDDMDKEEG
- a CDS encoding hypothetical protein (BUSCO:30788at5125) codes for the protein MARKRTKKRTHLGASNPDVDSAGHASAKDPKSMVIRIGAGEVGTSVSQLAADVRKVMEPGTASRLKERRGNRLKDYASMCGPLGVTHLMLFSRSETGNTNLRMALTPRGPTLNFRVEKYSLCKDVQRAQKHPKGGGKEFVTPPLLVMNNFTRPDSDNKSKVPRHLESLATTVFQSLFPPINPQATPLKSIRRVLLLNREQSEEDDGTFIVNFRHYAITTKSTTVSKPLRRLNAAEQFVTTKTSRKGKMPNLGKLEDVADFLIGGANGDGYMTDATSGSEMDTDAEVEILDSTTRKVLSAKARQAAAQTETEPEAEEENVERRAVKLVELGPRMRLRLTKVEEGLASGKVMWHEYIHKNKDEIKELEKRWEQRRQEKEARKKEQQANVERKKAAKAKDGNKGDDDEDDEDEFEYDSDMDVDEFDSEGLAGDAEFKVNEKMEEDGEWEDEEEEIANS